The following are encoded in a window of Providencia rettgeri genomic DNA:
- a CDS encoding inositol monophosphatase family protein, which translates to MNNSPLPDSAFLHELANIAGKISLEYYRTNELNVVESKPKAHYRFDPVTQADKLAEKAMREHITQLYPNHSIMGEEYGITGEGDLQWVLDPIDGTRPFLCGIPLWANLIGLTEHGKAVMGMMSQPFIGERFWADQHGSWTSSAHGHFRLSTRKNVKLEHAILHTTSPEPIPARPDIHFMALNERVLMTRYGGECYGMAMLAAGRIDICVEFALEPYDIVPLIPIIERAGGVVTTVEGKRAEAGGAVVATGCPILHERVLAILNSDS; encoded by the coding sequence ATGAATAACAGCCCTCTCCCTGATAGTGCCTTTTTACACGAACTTGCAAATATAGCAGGGAAAATCTCTCTCGAGTACTACCGTACTAATGAACTAAACGTGGTTGAAAGTAAGCCAAAAGCGCATTACCGTTTTGACCCCGTTACACAAGCTGACAAGCTTGCTGAAAAAGCCATGCGCGAACACATCACGCAACTCTATCCAAATCATTCTATTATGGGTGAAGAATATGGCATTACAGGGGAAGGCGACCTGCAATGGGTACTCGACCCAATAGATGGCACTCGTCCGTTTTTATGTGGGATCCCCCTGTGGGCGAATTTAATTGGTCTAACTGAACACGGAAAAGCCGTGATGGGGATGATGAGTCAACCGTTTATTGGCGAACGCTTTTGGGCTGACCAACACGGCAGTTGGACAAGCAGTGCACACGGACATTTCCGTTTATCCACACGAAAAAATGTCAAATTAGAACACGCCATTTTGCATACTACCTCCCCAGAGCCTATTCCAGCTCGACCTGACATCCACTTTATGGCACTGAATGAGCGCGTGCTAATGACCCGTTATGGGGGAGAATGTTATGGAATGGCGATGCTTGCAGCAGGAAGAATTGATATTTGTGTCGAATTCGCACTGGAGCCTTATGATATTGTCCCATTGATCCCTATTATAGAGCGTGCAGGTGGCGTAGTCACCACTGTGGAAGGAAAACGCGCAGAAGCTGGGGGCGCTGTCGTCGCAACAGGTTGCCCAATCCTTCATGAACGCGTTCTGGCTATCTTAAACTCAGATAGTTAA
- a CDS encoding adenylate kinase — MKINIIGTSGSGKSTLCQQLASLLDVPAIELDSLYWLADWQGSSDDALNRKLSAALEQATSGWVLDGNYTRTQPIKWKDVDMVIWLDYSLPRTLYQSIRRTVSRIRSGEELWKNTGNKECWKNAFFSRDSIILWLLKTYYPNKARNLKHMANINLRHIQFVRLTSPKETTLFLQQMKAQIQGG, encoded by the coding sequence ATGAAAATTAATATTATTGGTACCAGCGGCAGCGGTAAAAGCACCCTTTGCCAACAACTTGCATCATTATTAGATGTTCCCGCTATCGAATTGGATAGCCTGTATTGGTTAGCTGACTGGCAAGGCTCTTCAGATGATGCACTTAACCGTAAGCTTAGCGCTGCATTGGAACAGGCGACATCGGGGTGGGTGCTTGATGGGAACTACACTCGAACTCAACCCATTAAATGGAAAGATGTCGATATGGTGATTTGGCTTGACTACTCCTTACCCCGAACGCTTTACCAGTCTATCAGACGCACAGTATCACGTATTCGTTCAGGGGAAGAACTGTGGAAAAATACAGGTAATAAAGAGTGTTGGAAAAATGCTTTTTTCAGCCGGGACTCGATTATTTTGTGGCTTTTAAAAACATACTACCCAAATAAGGCAAGAAACCTAAAACATATGGCAAATATCAACTTACGCCATATTCAGTTTGTTCGGCTTACATCACCAAAGGAAACCACCTTGTTTTTACAACAGATGAAGGCACAAATTCAAGGTGGCTAA
- a CDS encoding MFS transporter, whose product MQFTQQLNKNAHFVPAKKERISTRIIFFIAGFVTAAWAAIVPYVKVNTGANDATLGMLLLCFGGGALIAMPVTGALAAQYGCRRLMVTATISFCLLFPVLSSLSSISFLVAGLLLFGIFIALTDCAMNVQAVIVEKSSDKPVMSGFHGFYSVGGIVGAGTMSLILLLGASATLASIFISVIALILLIISYSGLITYANAPTGPLIAIPKGIVLVIGIVCFAVFLAEGAVLDWGAVFLIEHHRLKETLGGLGFAAFATTMTIGRLLGDKIVIKVGSARVVFLGAILACLGFVIAVLSPYLALAIVGFALVGAGSANIVPVMFSAVGKQNTMPEALAVPAISTLGYLGILAGPAAIGFVAFQFTLATALLMISALLLVIAFVTRFIRV is encoded by the coding sequence ATGCAATTTACTCAACAACTCAATAAAAATGCGCATTTCGTGCCTGCGAAAAAAGAGCGAATTTCCACACGCATTATCTTTTTTATTGCAGGGTTTGTTACCGCAGCTTGGGCGGCTATCGTCCCCTATGTGAAAGTCAATACAGGTGCCAATGATGCAACACTCGGCATGTTACTGCTTTGTTTTGGGGGCGGAGCCTTAATTGCGATGCCAGTGACGGGGGCATTAGCCGCTCAGTATGGATGTCGCCGTTTGATGGTGACCGCAACCATCAGTTTTTGCTTACTTTTTCCTGTCTTATCATCACTTTCTAGCATCAGTTTTCTCGTTGCCGGTTTATTACTATTCGGTATTTTTATTGCCCTGACTGACTGTGCAATGAATGTGCAAGCGGTGATTGTAGAAAAGTCATCAGATAAGCCAGTTATGTCAGGCTTTCATGGGTTTTACAGTGTGGGAGGGATCGTTGGTGCAGGCACCATGAGCCTTATTTTGCTCTTAGGGGCATCTGCCACTTTAGCGTCTATTTTTATTTCAGTCATTGCATTGATTTTATTAATCATCAGTTATAGCGGCTTAATTACTTATGCAAACGCACCGACAGGCCCACTCATTGCTATTCCTAAAGGTATTGTGCTGGTCATTGGGATTGTTTGCTTTGCTGTTTTCCTTGCAGAAGGTGCTGTGCTTGACTGGGGAGCGGTATTCTTAATCGAACATCATCGACTAAAAGAAACTCTCGGTGGGTTAGGTTTCGCGGCATTCGCGACCACGATGACAATTGGCCGATTATTAGGTGATAAGATAGTCATCAAAGTTGGCTCTGCTCGAGTGGTCTTTTTAGGCGCAATACTGGCTTGCCTTGGTTTTGTGATTGCCGTTCTCTCCCCTTATTTGGCCCTTGCTATCGTTGGTTTTGCTTTAGTTGGCGCAGGTTCAGCGAATATCGTCCCTGTGATGTTTTCTGCCGTTGGTAAACAAAATACCATGCCTGAAGCTTTAGCTGTACCGGCAATATCAACATTAGGTTATTTAGGCATTTTAGCGGGTCCCGCTGCCATTGGTTTTGTGGCCTTCCAATTCACCTTAGCGACGGCACTTTTAATGATCTCTGCATTATTACTGGTTATTGCCTTTGTTACCCGTTTTATTCGCGTTTAA
- a CDS encoding AzlC family ABC transporter permease → MDSKQNRHWQKAMMDGAVHSAPLNLAVIPWGVLAGSMAVETGLDFWQSVAMSAMVFAGAAQLVTLGLLNSGTGFITIVISVFFITSQHLLYGLTLRPQVKDFTTPQRLSIGFLLTDELFAISAAKRQSLSFPYLFGAGFSFYLVWLITSLCGIAMANIVGDLSRLHLDFSVVATLLAIVVPLTKKISTLCGVIFSLVVAIALSMYAISSAIVIAGVGGMFVSVIVSRVLKEEK, encoded by the coding sequence ATGGATTCAAAGCAAAATCGCCACTGGCAAAAAGCCATGATGGATGGCGCCGTTCATTCAGCCCCCCTTAATCTCGCGGTGATCCCTTGGGGAGTATTAGCAGGTTCAATGGCCGTAGAGACCGGATTAGATTTTTGGCAAAGTGTTGCAATGTCTGCCATGGTTTTTGCTGGTGCGGCACAATTAGTTACCCTTGGCCTACTCAATTCAGGCACAGGTTTTATCACGATAGTTATTTCTGTATTCTTTATCACATCGCAACATTTACTGTATGGACTTACATTACGTCCCCAAGTTAAGGATTTCACGACACCTCAGCGACTCAGCATTGGCTTTCTTCTAACCGATGAACTCTTTGCCATCAGTGCAGCAAAACGCCAAAGCTTAAGTTTTCCATACTTATTTGGTGCGGGGTTCAGCTTTTACCTTGTTTGGCTGATTACCAGCCTATGTGGCATTGCGATGGCAAATATTGTGGGTGATTTAAGCCGCTTACACCTCGATTTCTCCGTTGTCGCGACTTTGCTGGCCATCGTTGTGCCTTTAACGAAAAAGATCAGCACCTTGTGTGGTGTGATTTTCTCTCTTGTCGTCGCCATTGCCCTATCTATGTACGCCATCAGTAGTGCTATCGTCATTGCTGGCGTGGGGGGAATGTTTGTATCTGTTATCGTTTCACGTGTACTAAAGGAAGAAAAATGA
- a CDS encoding DeoR/GlpR family DNA-binding transcription regulator has translation MLDYAAFPEQRQNKIRQLLREQGRVVCTILARDMQVSEHTIRRDLNELAQDGVCRRVHGGAVSMLEVAGTFEQRIEQNQAEKIKIAQACSLLIKRGACVFIDSGSTNLEIARNLPTQIPFTVVTNSPSIAMESMKSPLCEVILIGGKLNRQIGATLDPSAVKQINHIHFDQCFIGGCALDPQMGVTIFDYEEAEFKKVLIERSNQVIMGVTADKLLGVARYTIASCDQISIVVMDKSIAPKAAELFADMPLKIVMAS, from the coding sequence ATGCTCGATTATGCCGCTTTTCCAGAGCAAAGACAAAATAAAATTCGTCAACTGTTACGCGAACAGGGGCGCGTGGTTTGTACAATTTTAGCCCGAGATATGCAAGTTTCTGAGCATACAATTCGTAGGGATTTGAACGAATTAGCGCAGGATGGGGTATGTCGCCGAGTGCATGGCGGGGCGGTAAGTATGCTAGAGGTGGCAGGAACATTCGAGCAAAGAATCGAGCAAAATCAAGCAGAAAAAATAAAAATTGCACAGGCTTGTAGCTTATTAATTAAGCGAGGTGCGTGCGTGTTTATTGATAGCGGCTCAACCAATTTAGAAATAGCACGCAACTTGCCGACTCAAATCCCTTTCACAGTAGTCACTAACTCTCCGTCAATTGCCATGGAGTCAATGAAATCTCCCCTTTGTGAAGTGATTTTAATTGGTGGGAAATTAAATCGGCAAATTGGCGCGACTCTTGACCCATCAGCGGTGAAACAAATTAATCACATTCATTTTGATCAATGTTTTATTGGTGGTTGCGCATTAGATCCTCAAATGGGGGTGACTATTTTTGATTATGAAGAAGCTGAATTTAAAAAAGTCCTTATTGAGCGAAGTAATCAAGTTATTATGGGCGTTACAGCAGATAAGTTACTGGGTGTCGCACGTTATACCATTGCAAGTTGTGATCAAATATCGATTGTGGTGATGGATAAAAGCATAGCGCCGAAAGCCGCTGAATTATTTGCAGATATGCCCCTAAAAATAGTCATGGCCAGTTAA
- a CDS encoding FAD-binding oxidoreductase: protein MPKDEMPIVGKVADFEGLYIISMHAAITLAPLICQLAQDEILHGSEQAALGPYRLTRFASGN, encoded by the coding sequence ATGCCTAAAGATGAGATGCCAATTGTCGGAAAAGTTGCTGATTTCGAAGGTTTATATATTATCAGTATGCACGCTGCGATCACGCTAGCGCCGCTGATATGCCAATTGGCTCAAGATGAAATTTTGCATGGATCAGAACAAGCTGCCCTTGGCCCATATCGATTAACTCGTTTTGCATCAGGTAACTGA
- the ddlA gene encoding D-alanine--D-alanine ligase encodes MSKIRVGVIFGGKSTEHEVSLQSAKNIINGLDRDKFDVCLLGINKEGQWHEYNEADFLLHGNDPSRIALNTPKRSIALVPGRTREQFISLEDAKPLPQIDVIFPIVHGNLGEDGSLQGLLRMANLPFVGPGVLGSSACMDKDVTKRLLRDAGLNIAPFITVLKNERATIEYQGTVAQLGLPLFIKPANQGSSVGINKVNSVAEFEAALDFAFLFDTKVLIESAVKGREIECAVLGNEEPLASPCGEIVLHDSFYAYHTKYIDENGASVVVPAQLDEAVSDKIRGIALSAYRALNCSGMSRVDVFLTETNDVIINEINTLPGFTNISMYPKLWQQGGMTYQQLISRLIELGIEKFQQTAMLKTACDEI; translated from the coding sequence ATGAGCAAAATACGGGTAGGTGTAATTTTTGGTGGAAAATCGACAGAGCATGAAGTTTCTCTGCAATCTGCTAAAAATATTATTAATGGTCTCGATCGTGATAAATTTGATGTGTGCCTTTTAGGGATCAATAAAGAAGGTCAATGGCATGAATACAATGAAGCCGATTTTCTTCTCCATGGTAATGATCCATCTCGCATCGCATTAAATACACCCAAACGCAGCATCGCACTGGTTCCAGGAAGAACTCGTGAGCAATTTATCTCCCTTGAAGATGCAAAGCCACTACCGCAAATTGATGTTATTTTCCCTATTGTTCACGGTAACTTAGGAGAGGATGGGTCATTACAGGGGCTGTTACGCATGGCGAATTTGCCATTTGTCGGACCGGGTGTATTAGGTTCGTCCGCCTGTATGGATAAAGACGTGACTAAAAGATTACTCAGAGATGCGGGTTTAAATATTGCCCCCTTTATTACCGTGCTCAAAAATGAACGTGCAACAATCGAATATCAAGGGACAGTCGCACAGTTAGGTCTGCCCTTGTTCATCAAGCCTGCAAATCAAGGTTCATCAGTAGGGATCAACAAAGTCAATAGTGTAGCAGAGTTTGAAGCAGCGCTGGATTTTGCATTTTTATTTGATACCAAAGTACTTATTGAAAGTGCAGTAAAAGGGCGTGAAATCGAGTGTGCCGTCTTAGGTAATGAAGAACCGCTAGCCAGTCCTTGTGGTGAAATTGTTTTACACGATAGTTTTTATGCGTATCACACCAAGTATATTGATGAAAATGGAGCTTCTGTGGTCGTTCCTGCTCAGTTAGATGAAGCTGTGAGTGATAAAATTCGTGGGATTGCATTATCAGCATATCGTGCATTAAATTGTAGCGGTATGTCCCGTGTGGATGTTTTTTTAACGGAAACTAATGATGTCATTATCAATGAAATCAACACATTGCCAGGTTTTACCAATATCAGTATGTACCCGAAACTGTGGCAGCAAGGTGGCATGACCTATCAGCAGTTAATTAGCCGCTTAATTGAGTTAGGCATTGAAAAATTCCAACAAACAGCGATGTTGAAAACGGCATGTGATGAAATTTAA
- a CDS encoding cytidine deaminase, giving the protein MMLKHLIDVAKQYAKPATFNGYIESGHVAAALETVDGKIYSGVSIDSACSLGFCAEHAAVADMLKEGRSVIKAIVAVDASGCVVPPCGRCRELLSQLSDKNKATVVGVDDNTQVTLAELMPYDWKAPRC; this is encoded by the coding sequence ATGATGTTAAAACACCTTATCGACGTTGCGAAACAATATGCAAAACCAGCGACTTTTAATGGCTATATAGAGAGTGGGCATGTTGCTGCCGCATTAGAAACCGTTGATGGTAAAATTTATAGTGGTGTGAGCATCGACTCGGCTTGCTCATTGGGTTTTTGCGCAGAACATGCAGCCGTTGCAGATATGCTTAAAGAAGGGCGTTCAGTGATAAAGGCGATTGTTGCGGTTGATGCATCAGGTTGTGTTGTACCACCTTGTGGTCGCTGCCGTGAGCTACTTAGCCAACTATCTGATAAAAATAAAGCAACCGTTGTTGGCGTTGATGACAATACCCAAGTGACTCTTGCTGAACTTATGCCATATGATTGGAAAGCCCCACGTTGTTAA
- a CDS encoding GNAT family N-acetyltransferase yields MNIPLYYLRHYQSIEKTFWTSICEHSIQIAQHTICYLTPLNSPAFNFIYLQPDSTSHAFMQAHNLFVSQKKNHTLVIPEEMLQQVVTEAESLGYKRDSVTTAMALTLAKQNNVKLPDNQVDIVLANHDLSLWAKPLVSAFYLSEEHDQVIKEYVRYHEDALQQGAPQFHLVLLVNGEPATSMTVTIEGTLARFDDIGTEPRYQGNGYASQLIAYALAFCRQQGVEHCFLDASEAGFDLYKKFGFEPLFRYINYVWCK; encoded by the coding sequence ATGAATATTCCTTTGTACTACTTAAGACATTATCAATCGATTGAAAAAACGTTTTGGACATCTATTTGTGAACATAGTATCCAGATTGCACAACACACAATTTGCTATCTAACTCCCCTTAATTCACCCGCATTTAACTTCATTTATTTGCAGCCTGACTCAACCAGTCATGCTTTTATGCAGGCTCACAACCTATTTGTTTCGCAGAAGAAAAATCACACCTTAGTGATCCCTGAAGAAATGCTTCAACAGGTAGTGACTGAAGCCGAATCATTAGGGTATAAACGTGACAGCGTCACGACAGCAATGGCTCTGACCTTAGCAAAACAAAATAATGTTAAACTGCCTGATAACCAAGTCGATATCGTATTAGCGAATCACGATTTGTCTTTATGGGCAAAACCGCTTGTTTCCGCCTTTTACCTATCTGAAGAGCACGATCAGGTTATTAAGGAATATGTACGTTATCATGAAGATGCATTGCAACAAGGTGCACCACAATTTCACCTTGTATTACTTGTCAACGGCGAACCTGCGACTTCAATGACAGTAACAATTGAAGGTACTCTCGCCCGCTTTGATGATATTGGTACCGAACCAAGGTATCAAGGCAATGGCTACGCCTCTCAACTGATTGCTTATGCGTTAGCATTTTGCCGCCAGCAAGGAGTGGAACACTGTTTCCTAGATGCCTCAGAGGCAGGGTTTGACCTGTATAAAAAATTTGGTTTTGAGCCATTATTCCGTTATATCAACTATGTCTGGTGTAAATAA
- a CDS encoding GNAT family N-acetyltransferase, with amino-acid sequence MRFVIVTEQDTLLIDQISHALNQEWANLSPWADTVQIKQRLLKRSQAANPQILSCFVDNNEQLLATASTIFHELPDVQQATWWLGEVLTVPSARGKRIGSQLIEALYQYYRQFTNESLYLYTPDMQALYRKMGWQDVEQREVNDELVTVMKR; translated from the coding sequence ATGCGTTTTGTGATTGTAACTGAGCAAGACACGCTATTAATTGATCAAATTAGCCATGCATTAAACCAAGAATGGGCTAACTTATCCCCATGGGCAGACACTGTACAGATCAAACAAAGGTTGCTAAAGCGAAGCCAAGCGGCTAATCCGCAAATTCTGTCTTGTTTTGTGGATAATAATGAGCAGCTACTGGCAACCGCCAGCACGATTTTTCATGAACTTCCTGATGTTCAACAGGCAACTTGGTGGCTCGGTGAGGTTTTAACTGTGCCATCAGCCCGAGGAAAAAGGATTGGCAGCCAGCTTATTGAGGCGCTTTATCAGTACTATAGGCAATTCACAAACGAAAGTCTTTACCTATACACCCCTGATATGCAAGCACTTTATCGAAAAATGGGGTGGCAAGATGTGGAGCAGCGAGAAGTGAATGATGAGCTTGTTACGGTTATGAAGCGTTAA
- a CDS encoding AraC family ligand binding domain-containing protein: MESAHYFHLQELNGLEMIKARYHQQKFSRHSHEGFCIGVIEEGAQQFFRTGENHYAPKGDIILVNADEIHTGSSAMENGWSYQAIYPTPDIFSQLTTGLKLENQGVVPWFPVAVVHDPGLAAQLRLLFSLLLQPSNLLLKETLLLSTLSWLTLRYNRTKTELTKIPPAKQRIEQICELMIETCEQDHSLAELAQIAGVSQWHFLRQFKLHTGATPHVFLVQARLHKAKKLLLAGNSPADVSNLCGFSDQSHFTRHFKQSLGVTPGNFVRHQII; the protein is encoded by the coding sequence ATGGAAAGTGCTCACTATTTTCATTTACAAGAGCTCAATGGCCTTGAAATGATAAAAGCTCGGTATCACCAACAAAAATTCTCTCGTCATAGCCACGAAGGGTTCTGTATTGGTGTGATTGAAGAAGGTGCCCAGCAATTCTTTCGCACAGGCGAAAACCATTATGCACCAAAAGGTGATATTATTTTAGTCAATGCCGATGAAATCCATACAGGATCCTCTGCAATGGAAAATGGTTGGTCATACCAAGCAATCTATCCGACCCCGGACATATTCTCTCAACTCACCACTGGCTTGAAACTGGAAAATCAAGGGGTAGTCCCTTGGTTTCCTGTCGCAGTGGTGCATGATCCTGGGCTTGCTGCTCAACTACGGTTATTATTCAGCCTGCTGTTACAACCTAGTAATCTATTACTCAAAGAAACTTTATTGCTCTCCACATTAAGTTGGTTAACACTACGTTATAACCGGACTAAAACTGAGTTAACTAAAATTCCCCCCGCCAAACAGCGTATAGAACAAATTTGCGAATTAATGATAGAGACTTGTGAGCAAGACCACTCATTAGCTGAACTTGCCCAAATCGCGGGAGTCAGCCAATGGCATTTTTTACGGCAATTTAAACTCCACACGGGCGCAACGCCTCATGTTTTTTTGGTTCAAGCTCGCTTGCATAAAGCCAAAAAACTGTTGTTAGCAGGAAATTCCCCTGCCGATGTTTCAAACTTATGTGGTTTTTCTGACCAAAGCCATTTTACGCGGCACTTTAAGCAATCATTAGGTGTCACTCCAGGTAATTTTGTTCGCCATCAAATAATATAA
- a CDS encoding NUDIX hydrolase, whose protein sequence is MNEEVKHFTATAMIRNAKGEFLLHEHPKLGFWLPPGGHIEENEEPQEALYREVLEETGLDCKIISCGYPFKAQVSDSSHTQSLPLPMAILKEFIVDKKKGDHWHIDMVYLCELTSPEKPPFSPFYWVTFQQLVNLNIPKDVIELAKMANEYYREVNQGQL, encoded by the coding sequence ATGAATGAAGAGGTTAAACATTTTACAGCCACGGCAATGATCCGTAACGCAAAGGGCGAGTTCTTACTCCATGAGCACCCTAAGCTTGGTTTTTGGTTACCGCCTGGGGGGCATATTGAAGAAAATGAAGAGCCACAAGAGGCATTGTACCGTGAAGTGTTAGAGGAAACAGGGTTAGATTGTAAAATTATCAGTTGTGGATATCCTTTTAAAGCTCAGGTCTCTGACTCCTCTCATACACAATCTTTGCCGTTGCCAATGGCCATTCTTAAAGAGTTTATTGTGGATAAGAAAAAGGGTGACCATTGGCATATTGATATGGTGTATTTATGTGAATTAACTTCACCAGAAAAGCCGCCTTTTTCGCCATTTTACTGGGTAACTTTTCAACAGTTGGTGAACTTAAATATCCCCAAAGATGTTATTGAACTGGCAAAGATGGCAAATGAATATTATCGGGAGGTTAATCAGGGTCAATTGTGA
- the leuE gene encoding leucine efflux protein LeuE, with amino-acid sequence MLENLGITNLWTYLIGVIFITLVPGPNSLFVLTSSAKYGVKNGYKAALGVFTGDAILIFLSFLGVASLVKTSPIFFSVIKYAGAAYLFYLGIKTLYSVLHKKEGAHDVETIILETKGTYKKAVFLSLLNPKMIIFYVSFFIQFIDPAYPSAGVPFFILGVILETCSMIYLSLLIFGAVAVTNMVKHNKKLSKFSNSCIGAVFLMFGAKLALTA; translated from the coding sequence ATGCTTGAAAATCTCGGTATTACAAACTTATGGACTTATCTTATCGGTGTGATTTTTATTACATTGGTACCAGGCCCTAATTCTTTATTTGTTTTAACTAGTAGTGCAAAATATGGTGTGAAAAATGGTTATAAAGCAGCGCTAGGTGTATTTACAGGAGATGCGATATTGATATTCCTGTCTTTTTTAGGTGTTGCTTCATTAGTCAAAACATCGCCAATCTTTTTTAGTGTGATTAAATACGCGGGTGCAGCTTATTTATTTTATTTAGGAATAAAAACGCTTTATAGCGTATTACACAAAAAAGAGGGAGCCCATGATGTTGAAACTATTATTTTAGAAACGAAAGGAACCTATAAAAAAGCGGTGTTTTTAAGCCTACTAAATCCTAAAATGATTATTTTCTATGTGTCATTTTTTATACAGTTTATCGATCCTGCTTATCCCAGTGCAGGGGTGCCATTTTTTATTCTTGGTGTGATTTTAGAAACCTGCAGTATGATTTATTTATCACTACTGATCTTCGGTGCCGTTGCCGTGACAAATATGGTAAAACACAATAAGAAACTATCAAAGTTCTCCAATAGTTGTATTGGGGCTGTATTCTTAATGTTTGGCGCTAAATTAGCGTTAACAGCCTAA
- a CDS encoding GrpB family protein: MRFSFEDHKQQVMYFNEGDPLENPWVKGKPTPCQIQVVPYDRRWETVYQQQQKQIYEALQDNALNIVHVGSTAIPDLAAKPVIDIDLIVVDPADEKSYVPALEKLGFELTVREPSWYQHRMLKLQNPNVNLHIFAPNCPEHLRHLLFRNWLIAHPEDRARYASAKFAAVVNANYVKEYNDNKNAVIRDIYRRIFTQLDTLLPNLLLCEN, encoded by the coding sequence ATGCGCTTTTCTTTCGAAGATCACAAACAACAGGTTATGTACTTTAATGAAGGTGATCCACTTGAAAATCCTTGGGTAAAAGGAAAGCCCACGCCTTGCCAAATTCAGGTTGTACCTTATGATCGGCGATGGGAAACAGTTTATCAACAGCAACAAAAACAAATTTATGAGGCCCTACAAGATAACGCACTAAACATTGTCCATGTTGGCTCGACAGCCATTCCAGACTTAGCAGCTAAGCCTGTTATTGATATTGACCTTATCGTGGTCGATCCCGCGGATGAAAAAAGTTATGTACCCGCCCTCGAAAAGCTTGGGTTTGAACTGACTGTACGAGAACCCTCTTGGTATCAGCATCGCATGCTGAAATTACAGAATCCTAATGTTAACTTGCACATCTTTGCACCAAATTGTCCTGAGCATCTACGCCATTTACTATTTCGTAACTGGTTAATTGCCCATCCCGAAGATAGAGCAAGATATGCCAGCGCTAAATTCGCTGCGGTAGTCAATGCCAACTATGTCAAAGAGTATAATGATAATAAAAATGCTGTTATCAGAGATATTTATCGTCGAATTTTCACGCAACTAGATACACTTCTACCTAATTTACTTTTATGTGAGAACTAA
- a CDS encoding PhzF family phenazine biosynthesis protein yields MKYIFEQVNVFSASKLDGNPLAVVVGADNLTDEQMNKFAKWTNLSETVFLLQPTTPEADYRVRIFTVEGELPFAGHPTLGSCFVWQQTYGQQQKTTITQECKAGLITIKMVDNRLAFKAPPLIRSGEIGQNEKTKVLKGLGITEDDIVDSNWVDNGPGWMGIQLKSVDKLLSIKPDYFQLKGFDIGLCAIYPDGKDKQLEVRVFCGTSSVEDPVTGSFNAGVAQWLIAKGKLPKHYIVGQGQCVYGEGRVYVTADEEGVWIAGDVINCISGTIEL; encoded by the coding sequence ATGAAGTATATTTTTGAGCAAGTGAATGTTTTTTCAGCCAGTAAACTGGATGGTAATCCCTTAGCCGTTGTTGTTGGGGCTGATAACCTGACAGACGAACAAATGAATAAGTTCGCAAAATGGACCAACTTAAGTGAAACCGTCTTTTTATTACAGCCAACAACCCCAGAAGCGGATTACCGAGTGCGGATTTTTACTGTGGAAGGAGAACTGCCTTTCGCGGGGCACCCAACTTTAGGGAGTTGTTTTGTTTGGCAGCAAACCTATGGGCAGCAACAGAAAACAACGATAACTCAAGAGTGTAAAGCAGGGTTAATTACCATCAAGATGGTGGATAACAGATTGGCATTTAAGGCTCCACCGCTTATCCGTAGTGGCGAAATTGGTCAAAATGAAAAAACAAAGGTATTGAAAGGCTTGGGGATCACAGAGGATGATATTGTTGATAGCAATTGGGTTGATAACGGTCCTGGTTGGATGGGGATCCAACTTAAATCGGTTGATAAGCTATTGAGTATTAAACCCGATTATTTTCAACTGAAGGGTTTTGATATTGGTTTATGTGCGATTTATCCTGATGGTAAAGATAAGCAACTTGAAGTTAGAGTTTTTTGTGGCACCAGTTCAGTGGAAGACCCTGTTACAGGGAGCTTTAACGCAGGTGTGGCTCAATGGTTGATTGCGAAAGGGAAATTACCAAAACACTATATCGTTGGCCAAGGGCAGTGCGTTTATGGCGAAGGGCGAGTGTATGTGACGGCTGATGAAGAGGGAGTCTGGATTGCCGGAGATGTAATCAACTGTATTAGTGGCACTATCGAACTCTAA